Proteins from one Sabethes cyaneus chromosome 2, idSabCyanKW18_F2, whole genome shotgun sequence genomic window:
- the LOC128735428 gene encoding ataxin-8-like: KQQQQQQQQQQQQQQQQQQQQQQQQQQQQQQQQQQQQQQQQQQQQQQQQQQQQQQQQQQQQQQQQQQQQQQQQQQQQQQQQQQQQQQQQQQQQQQQQQQQQQQQQQQQQQQQQQQQQ, translated from the coding sequence aaacaacaacaacaacaacagcaacaacaacaacaacaacaacaacaacaacaacaacaacaacaacaacaacaacaacaacaacaacaacaacaacaacaacaacaacaacaacaacaacaacaacaacaacaacaacaacaacaacaacaacaacaacaacaacaacaacaacaacaacaacaacaacaacaacaacaacaacaacaacaacaacaacaacaacaacaacaacaacaacaacaacaacaacaacaacaacaacaacaacaacaacaacaacaacaacaacaacaacaacaacaacaacaacaacaacaacaacaacaacaacaacagcaacaacaacaa